The proteins below come from a single Halobacillus salinarum genomic window:
- a CDS encoding lipoate--protein ligase — MLFIDNQGINNPSINLAIEEYALKNLDINETYLLFYINEPSIIIGKNQNTVEEINTSYVEDHGIHVVRRLSGGGAVYHDLQNLCFSFITKDDGDSFHDFAKFTEPVTQALRRLGVQAELSGRNDIVVDGRKISGNAQFTTRGRMFSHGTLMLDSEIENVVSALNVKTEKIRSKGIKSIRSRVANISEFLDDNISMKEFKELLLRYIFNVEDVKDVPEYRLTEDDWKEIHKISEDRYQNWDWNYGKSPKFNIQHTKRIEGAGSYDVRLDVTKGYIRNVKIYGDFFGVGDIGDIEQSLIGIKYERQAIANALEGKDIPHYLGKITKEDFVEMVY; from the coding sequence ATGCTATTTATAGACAACCAGGGAATAAACAATCCTAGCATCAACCTGGCTATAGAAGAATACGCTTTAAAAAACTTGGATATTAATGAAACTTATCTCCTCTTTTATATTAATGAACCCTCCATTATTATAGGGAAGAATCAAAATACGGTGGAAGAAATTAATACAAGCTACGTGGAGGATCATGGCATTCACGTGGTCCGCAGACTTTCTGGAGGCGGGGCGGTTTACCACGACTTACAGAATTTGTGCTTCAGCTTCATTACGAAGGATGATGGTGACAGCTTCCATGACTTTGCTAAATTCACGGAACCAGTTACGCAGGCATTACGGCGTTTAGGTGTTCAAGCAGAGCTCTCAGGCAGAAATGATATCGTGGTCGACGGCAGAAAAATTTCCGGAAACGCTCAGTTTACGACTAGAGGCCGTATGTTCAGCCACGGGACCTTAATGCTTGATTCTGAAATCGAAAATGTAGTGTCGGCTCTAAATGTAAAAACTGAGAAAATTAGATCTAAAGGAATTAAATCGATCCGGAGCCGTGTAGCAAACATTTCTGAATTTTTGGATGATAATATTTCAATGAAAGAATTTAAAGAGCTTCTGTTACGCTACATTTTTAATGTAGAAGATGTTAAAGACGTTCCTGAATATCGATTGACTGAGGATGATTGGAAAGAAATTCACAAAATCTCTGAGGATCGATATCAGAACTGGGATTGGAATTATGGAAAATCACCTAAATTCAATATCCAGCATACGAAACGCATTGAAGGAGCAGGGAGTTATGATGTACGGCTTGATGTAACAAAAGGATATATAAGGAATGTGAAAATATATGGGGACTTTTTTGGCGTCGGTGATATTGGCGATATCGAACAAAGCCTGATTGGGATCAAATATGAACGCCAGGCTATTGCGAACGCCCTTGAAGGAAAAGACATTCCCCATTATTTAGGTAAAATCACGAAAGAAGATTTCGTTGAAATGGTTTATTAA
- a CDS encoding MBL fold metallo-hydrolase — translation MKLTVIGFWGAYPSAGGATSGYLVEHDGFKLLVDCGSGVLSRLQQFIGVTDIDAVILSHYHHDHIADIGVLQYSWKVQNTLNETNHVLPIYGHQEDQTAFEQLTHEYTKGVAYDPEQTLQLGPFTIDFQRTQHPVSCFGMRLTDGMDTVVYTADSSYFEEWKSFAKGADLLITDTNFYKGMDGSKPGHMTSEEVASIAREAQVETLYLSHLPHFGNLTKLKQEAEDSFKGHIVVADEGLTWRKREQ, via the coding sequence ATGAAACTGACTGTTATTGGATTCTGGGGAGCGTATCCTTCAGCCGGAGGCGCTACCTCAGGGTACTTAGTAGAGCATGACGGATTTAAGCTATTAGTCGATTGCGGCAGCGGTGTGCTTTCCAGACTACAGCAATTTATAGGAGTAACGGATATTGACGCTGTTATTTTGTCTCATTACCATCATGACCATATTGCAGACATCGGGGTGCTTCAATATTCTTGGAAAGTACAAAATACGCTAAATGAAACAAATCATGTACTTCCCATCTATGGACATCAGGAAGATCAGACAGCCTTTGAGCAATTAACCCATGAATACACGAAGGGAGTGGCCTATGATCCAGAGCAGACCTTACAGCTGGGGCCTTTTACGATCGACTTTCAAAGGACGCAGCATCCTGTCTCTTGTTTTGGAATGAGGTTGACTGACGGAATGGATACAGTGGTTTATACAGCAGACAGTAGTTACTTTGAAGAATGGAAGAGCTTCGCCAAAGGAGCGGATCTTCTTATTACGGATACGAACTTTTATAAAGGGATGGACGGCAGTAAGCCCGGCCATATGACGAGTGAGGAAGTTGCCTCCATTGCAAGGGAAGCTCAAGTGGAGACACTGTATTTGAGTCACTTGCCTCATTTTGGAAATCTCACTAAGCTGAAGCAGGAGGCTGAGGACTCCTTTAAAGGACATATAGTAGTAGCGGATGAAGGATTGACCTGGCGTAAAAGGGAGCAATAA
- the yhfH gene encoding protein YhfH, translated as MMSILEFFRNLPKKQCSNCGKTIQEQADCYSNLCEECDHPAR; from the coding sequence ATGATGAGTATCCTTGAATTTTTTAGAAACCTTCCTAAAAAGCAGTGTTCAAATTGCGGAAAAACGATTCAGGAACAAGCCGATTGTTACAGTAACCTTTGCGAAGAATGCGACCATCCTGCCCGCTAA
- a CDS encoding LacI family DNA-binding transcriptional regulator, producing MATIEDVAKLAGLSRTTVSRVINDQPYVTEEKKQRIIQAMKQLGYVPNSSARRLRSQKTETIAVLLPRVTNPFYGNLIEAMEERASELGYQVIVCQTHDSKQKELDYLQLLHTKQVDGVVMTSVINEWEEIEPFLQSGPIVLCNEYRAESQVSMVHMDHRLAAYESTMHLIEQGCRRIAYVSGGRESHVSFERKLGFTEALQEKAITFHTEMVIDWAENVQDGQRAFYDLTENFPEVDGIFTGSDEVAAGIIYEAGQSAWKIPGDIAVTGFDNQMLSLLMVPSITTISQPVREMAEKTIEVLYSQIVHKKVYQPSRYVYDHHLLVRNSSKRKTLSFQ from the coding sequence ATGGCTACTATTGAAGATGTAGCAAAGCTGGCAGGGCTTTCACGGACCACAGTCTCAAGAGTCATAAACGATCAGCCATATGTGACAGAGGAGAAGAAGCAGCGGATTATTCAGGCGATGAAGCAGCTGGGATATGTCCCTAATTCTTCAGCAAGAAGACTAAGAAGCCAAAAAACAGAAACCATAGCTGTTTTACTACCAAGGGTTACAAACCCTTTTTATGGAAATTTGATCGAAGCGATGGAGGAACGGGCATCTGAACTGGGCTACCAAGTCATTGTCTGCCAAACTCATGACTCTAAACAGAAAGAGCTGGATTATTTACAGCTGTTACATACAAAGCAAGTCGATGGAGTTGTGATGACCTCTGTTATAAACGAATGGGAAGAGATCGAACCTTTTTTACAGTCAGGTCCTATCGTTTTATGTAATGAATATCGAGCAGAGTCTCAAGTGTCGATGGTTCATATGGATCATCGTTTAGCGGCGTACGAATCCACAATGCATTTAATTGAGCAAGGTTGTCGTCGAATTGCTTATGTTTCAGGTGGACGCGAAAGCCATGTTTCTTTTGAAAGAAAACTTGGATTTACCGAAGCGCTTCAGGAAAAAGCCATCACCTTTCATACAGAAATGGTGATTGACTGGGCAGAAAACGTACAGGATGGCCAAAGAGCTTTTTATGACCTTACCGAAAATTTCCCGGAGGTTGACGGAATTTTTACGGGATCAGATGAAGTTGCCGCCGGAATCATTTATGAAGCCGGTCAGTCTGCGTGGAAGATCCCAGGAGATATCGCAGTCACTGGATTTGATAATCAAATGCTTTCATTGCTTATGGTTCCTTCGATTACTACCATTAGTCAGCCTGTTCGTGAGATGGCTGAAAAGACAATTGAAGTATTATACAGTCAAATTGTTCATAAGAAAGTGTACCAGCCCAGCCGTTACGTGTATGACCACCATCTATTAGTGAGAAACTCATCCAAACGAAAAACTTTATCATTTCAGTAA